In Pseudomonas grandcourensis, the DNA window GGGACCTGCGAGCCTGCGCTTTGCCGAGCAACTGGTGCAATGGGGAGCAAAAGTGCGAGTGCCCACCACCCTCAATTCAATTTCCGTCGACCAGCGCCGTTGGCGCGAACTGGGTATCGACCCGGCACTGGGTGAACCGGCCAGTGCCTTGGGCGATGCCTATATGGCGATGGGCGCACAGCTCAGTTTCACCTGCGCGCCGTACCTGCTCGACACTGCACCGAAGGCTGGCGAGCAAATCGTCTGGGCGGAATCCAACGCCGTGGTCTACGCCAACAGCGTGCTCGGTGCGCGCACCCTGAAATACCCGGATTACCTGGACATCTGCATCGCCCTCACCGGTCGCGCCCCGCTGATCGGCTGCCACCAGGACGCGCAACGCAAGGCCCGGTTGCAGATCGAATTGCCTGTCCTCGGTGAACTGGACGATGCCTTCTACCCGCTGCTGGGTTACCACATTGGTGCCCTGGCCGGCAGTCGCGTGCCGCTGGTGCTGGGACTCGAAAAACGCAAGCCGAGCCTGGACGACCTCAAAGCCTTTGGCGCGGCCTTCGCAACCACCTCTGCGGCGCCACTGTTCCACATCGCCGGGGTCACCCCGGAGGCCATTGACCCGGCGCATGTGCTGGATGCGGACACTTCCCTTCCCGTGGAAAAAATCCGTCTGAAGGACCTGCTACTGAGTTGGCGCGAACTCAACAGTGCTCGCGATAACCAGGTGGATGTGGTGTCGCTGGGTAACCCGCACTTTTCCCTCAGCGAGTTCGCTCACCTGGCGCGACTGTGCCAGGGACGACAAAGACACCCGGATGTGGTGCTTGCCATCACCTGCGGCCGTGCCGTGTTGGAGCAGGCCCGCGAGGCCGGGCACATCGCCGTGATCGAAGCGTTTGGCGCGACCCTGGTCACCGACACCTGCTGGTGCATGCTCGGCGAACCCGTCATCCCCCTGGCGGCTAAAACCCTGATGACCAACTCGGGCAAATACGCTCACTACGCACCGGGCCTGGTCGGCCGCAAGGTGCACTTCGCCAGCCTTGCCGAATGCGTCGACGCGGCCTGCACCGCAACGGCCAGCAGACGTTTGCCGGCCTGGTTACAACCTGCTGCCCTACTGGAGAGCCCTGCGCATGTTTGACTACAGTTTCCAATGGCGCTCCACCCTGCGCGCCCTGCCGGACATGCTTGCCGGTGCCATCGTCACCTTCGAGACCGCCGCGCTGTCGATGATCTTCGGCGTGCTGATCGCCTTGGCCCTGACGGTGATGCGCGAGGCCAAACACCCATTACTGCGCGGGTTCGGCAACGGTTGGGTATCGATTGCCCGCAACACCCCGTCGCTGTTCCAGATCTACATCCTCTACTTCGGCCTCGGTTCGCTGAACCTGCACGTCAGTTCCTGGTTCGCCCTGCTGGCCGGGATCACCTTCAACAATGCCGGGTATCTGGCGGAGAACTTTCGCGGCGGCCTCAAGGCCGTGCCTGACACGCAGGTGCGTGCGGCGCGTTCCCTCGGCATGAGTGCCTTCCAGGCCTACCGCATGATCATCGTCCCGCAACTGCTGCGGATCGTGTTCTACCCGCTGACCAATCAGATGGTCTGGGCAGTGTTGATGACGTCGCTGGGGGTGATCGTCGGGCTAAACAATGACCTGACCGGTGTGACCCAGGAATACAACGTCAAAACCTTCCGCACCTTCGAGTATTTCGCCATCGCAGCGGTGCTGTATTACTTGATTGCCAAGGCGATCGTCGCGGCAGCCCGGCTGATGGCCTGGCGGTTGTTCCGTTACTGAGGAGCTGTCCATGTTTTCCACCGATTTTTCCTCGAATGACCTGATGTTCCTGCTCAACGGTGCGTGGGTCACGATGCAACTGACGTTCTGGTCGATCATTCTCGGCTCCTTGGCCGGGTTGTTCTTCGGCCTGCTGCGGGCCTTGTTGCCACGGGCCAGCCTGCCGTTGGCCTGGGTGCTGGACGTGTTTCGCAGCGTGCCGCTGCTGATCCAGTTCGTGCTGTTCAACTCGCTCAAAAGCATCGTCGGTTTGAACATCAGCGCCTTTAGCGTCGGCTGCATTGTGTTGGGGGTTTACGCTGCGGCGTACTTCACCGAGATCGTGCGTGCCGGTGTGCTGGCGGTGCCGTTCACCGTGCGCCGGGCCAGCCGTTCGTTGGGGCTGAACTTCTTGCAGGACTTGCGCTGGATCGTCCTGCCGATGGCCACCCGAGTGGCGTTCCCCGGCTGGCTGAACCTGGTGCTCGGTGTAATGAAAGACACCGCGCTGGTG includes these proteins:
- a CDS encoding amino acid ABC transporter permease translates to MFSTDFSSNDLMFLLNGAWVTMQLTFWSIILGSLAGLFFGLLRALLPRASLPLAWVLDVFRSVPLLIQFVLFNSLKSIVGLNISAFSVGCIVLGVYAAAYFTEIVRAGVLAVPFTVRRASRSLGLNFLQDLRWIVLPMATRVAFPGWLNLVLGVMKDTALVMWIGIVELLRASQTIVTRIQEPLLVLCIAGLIYYVMSLVVARLGARLERRWQEND
- a CDS encoding aconitase family protein, with protein sequence MPGPISLTGRSLVAGAAQGALLFADVGLSFWGGVDPCTGEVIDRHHPLSGQHLAGRVLAIPSGRGSCTGSSVLMELISNGHAPAALVLAEADEILTLGVLVAQTIFARSLPVLCIGREAFAALRGQAFARVENTTLSLFDHLPGDAWQALDSPLPNSDSTASISLTQHDRALLDGRHGKAAQMAMQIVLRMAELQGAEHLVDVTQAHIDGCIYTGPASLRFAEQLVQWGAKVRVPTTLNSISVDQRRWRELGIDPALGEPASALGDAYMAMGAQLSFTCAPYLLDTAPKAGEQIVWAESNAVVYANSVLGARTLKYPDYLDICIALTGRAPLIGCHQDAQRKARLQIELPVLGELDDAFYPLLGYHIGALAGSRVPLVLGLEKRKPSLDDLKAFGAAFATTSAAPLFHIAGVTPEAIDPAHVLDADTSLPVEKIRLKDLLLSWRELNSARDNQVDVVSLGNPHFSLSEFAHLARLCQGRQRHPDVVLAITCGRAVLEQAREAGHIAVIEAFGATLVTDTCWCMLGEPVIPLAAKTLMTNSGKYAHYAPGLVGRKVHFASLAECVDAACTATASRRLPAWLQPAALLESPAHV
- a CDS encoding amino acid ABC transporter permease, translating into MFDYSFQWRSTLRALPDMLAGAIVTFETAALSMIFGVLIALALTVMREAKHPLLRGFGNGWVSIARNTPSLFQIYILYFGLGSLNLHVSSWFALLAGITFNNAGYLAENFRGGLKAVPDTQVRAARSLGMSAFQAYRMIIVPQLLRIVFYPLTNQMVWAVLMTSLGVIVGLNNDLTGVTQEYNVKTFRTFEYFAIAAVLYYLIAKAIVAAARLMAWRLFRY